The following proteins are co-located in the Parafannyhessea umbonata genome:
- a CDS encoding helix-turn-helix domain-containing protein, giving the protein MQITSSVEAGALVKSLRESRKLSRKELSDASGIPLRTVYAVEKGELNNLSLDRFIALISAMGAYLDVRVSEANPSEDAEVNRLIKMIATENLDADRWGIAP; this is encoded by the coding sequence ATGCAGATAACCTCTTCCGTCGAGGCGGGCGCCCTCGTCAAGTCTCTCAGGGAGTCGCGCAAGCTCAGCCGCAAGGAACTCTCAGACGCCTCGGGCATACCGCTGCGAACGGTCTATGCGGTCGAGAAGGGCGAGCTCAACAACCTGAGCCTGGACAGGTTCATCGCGCTCATCTCGGCAATGGGCGCATACCTCGACGTACGCGTCTCGGAAGCGAACCCCAGCGAGGACGCCGAGGTAAATCGCCTGATTAAGATGATTGCGACAGAGAACCTCGACGCAGACAGGTGGGGAATCGCGCCATGA